A genomic region of Raphanus sativus cultivar WK10039 chromosome 6, ASM80110v3, whole genome shotgun sequence contains the following coding sequences:
- the LOC108805692 gene encoding heme oxygenase 1, chloroplastic: MAYSAPSLSLSVSKTPQLARFSFAFSPLFSRRPRIQNLRMPTNKTWSSSVVVVAATAAEKQQKKRYPGESKGFVEEMRFVAMRLHTREQAKEGEKETKAPEERPVAKWEPTVEGYLRFLVDSKLVYDTLEGIIHQSTFPTYAEFKNTGLERAESLATDLKWFEEQGYEIPEPTDSGKTYAQYLKDLAEKDPPSFICHFYNIYFAHSAGGRMIGRKVAERILDNRELEFYKWDGELSQLLQNVREKLNKVAEEWTREEKNHCLEETEKSFKYSGEILRLILS; encoded by the exons ATGGCTTATTCAGCTCCATCCCTATCCCTATCCGTCTCCAAAACCCCACAACTCGCCAGATTCTCGTTCGCTTTCTCCCCGCTATTCTCTCGCCGCCCTAGGATTCAGAATCTAAGGATGCCCACCAACAAGACGTGGTCGTCCtctgtggtggtggtggcggcgACGGCGGCAGAGAAGCAGCAGAAGAAGAGATACCCGGGAGAATCGAAAGGGTTTGTGGAGGAGATGAGGTTTGTGGCGATGAGACTTCACACGAGAGAGCAGGCCAAGGAAGGAGAGAAAGAGACGAAAGCTCCCGAGGAACGTCCCGTCGCTAAATGGGAACCCACCGTTGAAGGCTACTTGAGGTTTTTGGTGGATAGTAAGTTGGTTTATGACACCCTTGAAGGGATTATTCACCAATCCACTTTCCCTACTt ATGCTGAATTCAAGAACACGGGGCTGGAAAGGGCAGAGAGTTTGGCAACTGATTTGAAGTGGTTTGAAGAACAAGGATACGAGATTCCGGAACCAACTGATTCTGGTAAAACATATGCTCAGTATCTAAAGGATTTAGCAGAGAAGGATCCTCCTTCATTCATTTGTCACTTCTACAACATCTACTTCGCCCACAGCGCTGGTGGCCGAATGATTGGAAGAAag GTAGCCGAGAGGATTCTGGACAATAGAGAACTGGAGTTTTACAAATGGGACGGCGAGCTTTCTCAGTTGTTGCAGAACGTGAGGGAGAAACTGAACAAAGTTGCCGAGGAGTGGACgagagaagaaaagaatcaTTGTTTGGAAGAGACTGAGAAATCGTTCAAGTATTCTGGTGAGATACTTCGTCTCATTTTGTCctga